A region of Lycium barbarum isolate Lr01 chromosome 1, ASM1917538v2, whole genome shotgun sequence DNA encodes the following proteins:
- the LOC132600681 gene encoding uncharacterized protein LOC132600681 produces MTDKAMSMILELLKDAFQDAKIPVSFYEAKKTINKLTLNYTKIHACPNDCMLYFGEDEGLQECKRCKTSRWKNNKKKQPAKILRYFPLKPRLQRLFMCSKTAESMRWHSVGGNQDGVMRHPRDSQAWKTFDLLHPEFAVDPRNVRLALSSDGFNPFGAMATNYSIWPVVLIPYNRPPWECMKQTSFILSMIIPGKQMPGNDIDVYLQPLIQELRELWYDGVQTLDSSKNEIFKMRAALMWTISDFPALGNLSGWNTYTNFACPTCNFATDSYRLKHSRKWCFMGHRRFLRIGHRFRLQRTRFNGKIEQREPPILLSGSDILKQVEGINVIFGKVPELNDNGKRTRGQTVVEDRSRQWRKKSIFFDLPYWESNLLRHNLDVMHIEKNVCDNVINTLLNDIGKSKDNLHAREDLREMGIRKELWVDENGKYPPSLFTISNSKKDGFKKDVFLRTIKNVKMPDGYSSNFSRCVDLKQRKLFGMKSHDCHILMEHLLPIAIRNVLPDKVTAVLIELSSFFRQLCAKSLSLSDLDRLRSRHFLNMNHLEMLFPPAFFTIMVHLTSHLVDEAKLGGPVQHRWMYPTERYLGHCKSYVRNMSQPEGSIAEGYLAEEVLTFCSQYMKPRFFFRIDQERAKSHVDSSLNNKWKEFRLKLWRAAWDPLKSKEEIIRKVPTGIPMDQWALFANYRLKEETQALCKKNQQSRQQQKIPHTSGAKSLARIRAEMENMGKEVDRGKVWIETHRRKDGNYVNDAAREVGVSIN; encoded by the exons ATGACTGATAAAGCGATGAGTATGAtattagaattgttaaaagacgCCTTTCAAGATGCCAAGATTCCTGTTTCCTTTTATGAGGCCAAGAAAACCATAAACAAACTTACTCTTAATTATACCAAGATACATGCTTGCCCAAATGATTGTATGTTGTATTTTGGGGAAGACGAGGGCTTGCAAGAATGCAAAAGATGCAAGACATCTAGGTGGAAGAATAATAAAAAGAAACAACCTGCCAAGATTTTGCGTTACTTTCCACTAAAGCCAAGGTTGCAAAGATTGTTCATGTGTTCTAAAACTGCTGAGTCTATGAGATGGCATTCTGTAGGGGGTAACCAAGATGGAGTGATGAGGCATCCTAGGGATTCTCAGGCATGGAAAACATTTGACTTACTTCACCCTGAATTTGCTGTCGATCCTCGAAATGTACGATTAGCCCTATCTAGTGACGGTTTCAATCCTTTTGGAGCAATGGCAACAAATTATAGTATCTGGCCAGTGGTTCTTATCCCGTACAACCGTCCTCCTTGGGAGTGCATGAAACAAACTTCATTTATTCTCTCAATGATCATTCCAGGAAAGCAAATGCCAGGCAATGACATCGATGTATACTTACAACCCCTTATCCAAGAGTTGAGAGAATTGTGGTACGACGGAGTGCAGACATTAGATTCTTCAAAGAATGAAATTTTTAAAATGCGGGCAGCTCTGATGTGGACAATTAGTGATTTTCCTGCGCTTGGTAACTTGTCTGGATGGAACACATACACAAATTTTGCTTGCCCCACGTGTAACTTTGCTACAGATTCTTACAGATTGAAGCATAGTAGAAAGTGGTGTTTCATGGGTCATCGTCGTTTTCTTAGAATTGGCCATCGATTTAGATTGCAACGTACTCGTTTTAATGGGAAAATTGAGCAACGGGAGCCACCAATATTATTATCAGGGTCAGACATCTTGAAACAAGTAGAGGGCATTAATGTCATTTTTGGGAAAGTACCTGAATTGAATGATAATGGTAAAAGAACCCGAGGACAAACTGTTGTTGAAGATAGATCGAGACAATGGAGAAAGAAAAGCATATTTTTTGATCTTCCTTACTGGGAATCTAACTTGTTGCGTCATAATCTAGATGTTATGCACATTGAGAAGAATGTTTGTGACAATGTGATAAACACTTTACTTAATGATATTGGAAAATCAAAAGACAATCTTCATGCTCGGGAAGATCTTAGAGAAATGGGTATAAGGAAAGAACTTTGGGTTGATGAGAATGGAAAATATCCTCCATCTTTGTTTACTATATCAAATTCTAAGAAAGATGGATTCAAGAAAGATGTGTTTTTGCGTACTATAAAGAATGTCAAAATGCCTGATGGATACTCGAGTAACTTTTCAAGATGTGTCGACTTGAAACAACGGAAGTTGTTTGGAATGAAGAGTCATGATTGTCACATTCTCATGGAGCACTTGTTACCAATTGCCATACGTAATGTTTTACCTGACAAAGTGACTGCAGTGTTGATAGAGTTGAGTTCATTCTTTCGACAACTCTGTGCTAAAAGCTTAAGTCTCTCAGACCTTGACAGGCTTCGGTCTCGACATTTTCTCAACATGAATCACCTAGAAATGTTATTCCCTCCAGCGTTCTTTACAATCATGGTTCATTTAACTTCTCATCTAGTTGACGAAGCAAAACTTGGGGGACCAGTGCAGCATCGGTGGATGTATCCAACTGAGAG GTATTTAGGACACTGTAAGTCCTATGTGAGAAACATGTCACAACCAGAAGGTTCCATCGCTGAAGGATACCTAGCCGAGGAAGTTCTTACTTTTTGTTCCCAGTATATGAAGCCTCGGTTTTTCTTTAGGATTGATCAAGAAAGAGCAAAGAGTCATGTTGACAGTTCACTCAATAATAAGTGGAAGGAGTTCAGGCTAAAGCTATGGCGTGCGGCGTGGGATCCATTAAAGAGTAAAGAAGAAATCATCAGGAAAGTTCCAACAGGCATTCCCATGGACCAATGGGCATTGTTTGCTAATTATCGCCTGAAAGAAGAAACACAG